GTAGAAACGGTTAAACATGTAGGCCGCTATTGCACCTGCAATGATACCGCCTAACACCCCGGTATCAGCTAAATGCTTGGCAGCAATTTCTTCTGCCGGCAAATGCAAGACCAGTGGTGCGACCACCGCCATGGTTTTCACCATGATGCCGTAAGCCACAACGGCCGCCAACGCGGAGACACCGTCGTTATTGGTAAAGCCAAGTGCAACGCCAATAGCAAAAATCAATGCCATGTTAGCAAAAACGGAACCGCCCGCTTCTGCCATTACGTGAGAGACTACCGTTGGTAGCCAGCTAAAATTCGCGGAACCGACACCCAGCAGAATACCTGCGATGGGTAACACGGATACCGGTAGCATTAGCGATTTACCGACCTTTTGCAGGTTTGCAAATGCGTTCTTAAACATAGTTGAGTGAGCTCCTGAGTAATAGTGCTTTTACTGCTTTTTCTCGCGTTTATTGGCATTACAAAGGGGGGAGTAAGCCTTTGCGAATCAGGGTGTCTAAAGCACCCCTTTAATTTTTACGAAGAGTAAAATAAATAGCCTGCTTAATGTTTGATGGCAGTCACGTTTCTTTCAAGAAAGCGCTTAATTTGCTTCAAATCGCGCATTTTTTGTAAAAAAACGTCAATGAGAGCTGCCCTCACCCACTAAATCGGGTGAGAACATTACTCGTTTCGACGATTAATTACGAGCTTAAAAAAAAGTATTATTAAGGAAGCTGGGACGTTCCACTGGTCAATCGCGCAGAGTCCAGATGAAATAACCGGCAGAAGTTGTCGGTAGTGGCTTGGGCTAAGGATTCAAGGCTGATCCCCTTCAGTACCGCCATATATTCAGCAACATCACGCACATAGGCTGGTTGGTTCTCTTTACCCCGATGCGGAACCGGTGCCAAATAAGGTGAATCGGTTTCGACCAGCAGCCGATCAAGTGGCACGTAGCGCGCGACATCACGAAGCTGTTCTGCGTTACGGAAAGTCAGAATACCGGAGAAAGAGATGTAAAAACCGAGATCCAATAGCGTGGCGGCAGTTGCTTTATCTTCTGTAAAACAATGTAAAACCCCACCACACTCTTGCGCCAGTTCTTCATGCAAGATTGCCAGCGTGTCTTCACGAGCATCACGAGTATGTACAATCACCGGTTTATTTAATTTACGGCCAATACGGATATGCTCACGGAAAGAGGCTTGTTGCAGTGGAATATTGTCTTGCTGATAGAAGTAATCCAGCCCGGTTTCCCCCATTGCCACCACGTTATCTGCCGCCGCAAGTTTTGCCAACTGCTCAAAATCATAGCCACCCTCCAGATTGAGTGGATGAACGCCACATGAAAACGCCACATTTTCTCGCTCCCCGATAAGGGAAGTCATGGCTGAAAAGCCCGGTAATGTAGTGGCAACCGCCAGAACGAATCCGACATCACGCGCCTTCGCTTTAGCTAATACATCATCAACATTGCGGTGCAACGTCTGGTAATCAAGGCTATCAAGATGACAATGAGAATCTACTAACAACATAATTTTAAACCCAATTACAACGAAGATAAGGTGGAATAAGTGCCCGTGGTCAGCGCTGTTTCCCAGTTAAGCAGGAACTCGGTGAGCAATAATTCACGATTAACACCTACCACCGATAATAATTGATGGCGGCAATGGCCCAGCGCCTGGGCTGAATGGAGCAATACCGGTGTTGCGGCCATGCCAGCCAATTGCTGCACCAGAGGCAATTGATCCTGGTTGACGGCAAATTGACCCGCGCCTTGCTGCCATTTCAACGCATCCAACACCAATGAAGAGATCCATTGTAAGCGCTCTGGAGCATCATCATGGTTAAGTTGCGGTAATAACGACAGTAAATCCGAGCTGTGCAGTGCGCTATGCAATGCATGGCACAAAGTGGTTCTGGTGGCCCAGCGTTCCGGTTGCAGTAAACGCTCGGCCGCTAACGGCGCACCTTCACTCAATTTAAGTGCCGCCAGCATCGAGACAGGTTCTGCTGGAATCTGCCGCTGAAGCCATTGCAGGCTAAGCGCGGTATCCGGGCAGGCCAGATGCCAGTAAAAGCAGCGGCTGCGCAGTGTCGCAAGCAAACTGGCAGGTTGATGGCAATCAAGTAGAAAATAGGTTTTCTCTGGCGGCTCTTCCAACGTTTTTAACAACGCATTCGCCGCCGCATCGGTAAGCAACTCCGCGTGGGGAAGCCACACCACTTTTGCCCCGCCTTGCTGAGCATGAGAATAGAGTTTTTCAATCTGTTGGCGCACCAGCTCAACGCCGAGACTGCTTTTCCCTTTCTCCGGTGTCAGCACATACCAGTCCGGATGATTGCCCGCCAACATCAAGCGGCAACTATGACATTCACCACAGCTTTTCTCGCCTTGTCGTTGCTGGCACATCAACCAACGGCTAATACCGTAAATCAGTGCTTCTTCGCCATTTCCGGGCAAAGAGTGCAGCAGTAATGCATGATGACCTCGCCCGGCAATCTGCTGCCCTACCCACTGACGGTAAGGCGCAGTGAGCCACGGGTACCATTTCATTACGCTGTTTCTCGGCTGGTCAGCCATTGCTTCAGTACCTGGCTAATAGATTCACTGACTTGCTCAAGCGGTTGAGAAGCATCAATAGTTTTGATACTCGAATCGGTTGCAGCCAATTCGAGATAGCGCTCTCGGGTGCGCTCAAAGAAGGCCAGAGACTCTTGTTCAATCCGGTCTAATTCACCACGGGCGCGGGCGCGAGCCAGCCCAATAACTGGCGGTAAATCGAGATACAGTGTCAGGTCGGGGCGGAACTCCCCCAATACCGTGTCACGCAATGATGTCATCAGATTAATATCAATTCCGCGCCCGCCGCCCTGATAGGCTTGCGATGACAAATCATGGCGATCACCCACCACCCAACTGCCGCGCGCCAGTGCTGGTTTAATCACATTTTCAACCAATTGCACACGCGCAGCATACAACATCAGCACTTCGGCTTTGTCCGTCAGGACTTCACCATCAATACCTTGCTTAATCAAATCTCGCAGCTTTTCTGCCAGCGGCGTTCCCCCTGGCTCGCGAGTGAAAACAATATCGTTAATCCCCTGAGCGCGTAATGTGGCAACCACGGTGTCTCTGGCGGTGGTTTTCCCTACCCCTTCCAGCCCTTCAATAACGATAAATTTACTGTTCATTTTTATCCTTTAGCGATTGGCGATAAACCCGTACCGCTTGGTTATGACTGGCTAAATTGGTGGTAAAAGTATGGCCGCCCTTGCCGTCTGCTACAAAGTAGAGGTAAGGCGTTTTAGCCGGATGAGCGGCAGCCGTAAGTGATGCCAGCCCCGGCATCGCAATCGGCGTCGGCGGCAAACCAGATATTACATAGGTATTATAAGGCGTTGGCGTATCTAAGTCTTTACGACTAATGGTGCCATTATAGCTATCTCCCATCCCATAAATAACAGTCGGGTCCGTTTGCAGTCGCATACCAATACGTAGTCGATTAATAAACACCGACGCTACTTTGGTTCGCTCTTCATTGACCGCCGTTTCTTTTTCGATGATTGACGCCATAGTCACCAGGTCGCCTGGGGTTTTGTAAGGCAACGACTTATCACGCCCCTGCCAGATTTCATCGACTGTTTTTTCCATCTTCACATGGGCACGTTTGAGTAATGCCAAGTCAGTGGTTCCGGCAGTATATGAATAGGTATCTGGATAAAGCCACCCTTCAGGATGTTCGCTGTCCTTTAATCCCAGTAATACCGCGATTTCAGCATCACTCTTCCCATCCAATACATGCTTTATATATTTTGATTGTTGTAATTCATCCATCCAATCACGCAGCCGCTTTCCTTCAATAAAGCGCACGGTAAATTGGGCTTCTTTACCGCTGGCGAGCAGCTCCAGCATGCCGCGCACTGTCATCCCGGGAGTAAAGCGATAGGTACCCGCCTTGAATTTGGCTAACTCTGGTTCAAGGCGCAGCAGCCAGGGGAACCAGCGAGTATTTTTAATCAGGCCGTCGCGTTGCAGCAAATTCTCCAGTGCCACTCGTCCCGTCCCCGCAGGAAGTTTAAAGATGGTCTCTTGCTGGATAGCCAACGGCCTATCAGCAAAGTGTTGTACTCTCTGGTAACCCAACAGCAGCAATCCCAAACAGATAGCGACAAAAAGGATTAATGCTTTGGTGCTTTTTATTTTCATCGGGCGGCCATCTTCATATTAAAGGTAGTCATAGGTACAAAAATCAAAATCCTCATGAAGTCTATACTTCGCAGCAATGAAGATTTAAGAAATCAAATAACTGGCGCGAGTGGTAAACCCACGGTTCAGCGCGATTTACCGATTCAATCCTATTCACCGGGAGTAGCGGCATCAGCGCGTTACAAACGATAACTTCATCTGCATCAGCCAACACATCCACCGGTTGTGCCACAATTGTCACCTGCCGACCCTGCGTAGCCAGGCAGCTAATAATTCGTTGGCGCATAATGCCATCTACACCTGATTGGCACAGATCTGGGGTAAATATTTCATCCCCCTTACGCCAGAATAAATTAGCCGCACAGCATTCCACCAGCATGCCTTCAGTGTCAAGCACCAGTGCCTCATCCGCCGCTGTCTGCTCAAGATGCGCGCGAATCAATACCTGCTCCAAGCGGTTCAAGTGCTTAACCCCCGCCAGCAAGGGGCTACGTGCTAGCGATATCGGGCTGAGTGCCAGAGAAATCCCCCGTTCACGCCAACTATGATAATGAACAGGATAATCACTGAGAGAAATAATCCGTGTCGGATGCTGACATGTCGTGCCACTGTAACCTCGTCCGCCGCTTCCCCGACTGATAATCACTTTCAGCACCCCGTCTTCAGTATGGCTTGCGGCTTCAACCATTTCCTTGGTCAATGCATTCCAATTCACTGCGGGCATTAATAACCGCTCAGCCGCCAACTGCAAACGTAGTATATGTTTATCCAGCCACACAACGCGGCCGAGAGAGACTCTGGCGGTAGTAAAACAGCCATCGCCAAACTGCACAGAGCGGTCTGAAGCCGAAATCAAATTT
The sequence above is drawn from the Yersinia enterocolitica subsp. enterocolitica genome and encodes:
- a CDS encoding metal-dependent hydrolase gives rise to the protein MLLVDSHCHLDSLDYQTLHRNVDDVLAKAKARDVGFVLAVATTLPGFSAMTSLIGERENVAFSCGVHPLNLEGGYDFEQLAKLAAADNVVAMGETGLDYFYQQDNIPLQQASFREHIRIGRKLNKPVIVHTRDAREDTLAILHEELAQECGGVLHCFTEDKATAATLLDLGFYISFSGILTFRNAEQLRDVARYVPLDRLLVETDSPYLAPVPHRGKENQPAYVRDVAEYMAVLKGISLESLAQATTDNFCRLFHLDSARLTSGTSQLP
- the holB gene encoding DNA polymerase III subunit delta', with protein sequence MKWYPWLTAPYRQWVGQQIAGRGHHALLLHSLPGNGEEALIYGISRWLMCQQRQGEKSCGECHSCRLMLAGNHPDWYVLTPEKGKSSLGVELVRQQIEKLYSHAQQGGAKVVWLPHAELLTDAAANALLKTLEEPPEKTYFLLDCHQPASLLATLRSRCFYWHLACPDTALSLQWLQRQIPAEPVSMLAALKLSEGAPLAAERLLQPERWATRTTLCHALHSALHSSDLLSLLPQLNHDDAPERLQWISSLVLDALKWQQGAGQFAVNQDQLPLVQQLAGMAATPVLLHSAQALGHCRHQLLSVVGVNRELLLTEFLLNWETALTTGTYSTLSSL
- the tmk gene encoding dTMP kinase is translated as MNSKFIVIEGLEGVGKTTARDTVVATLRAQGINDIVFTREPGGTPLAEKLRDLIKQGIDGEVLTDKAEVLMLYAARVQLVENVIKPALARGSWVVGDRHDLSSQAYQGGGRGIDINLMTSLRDTVLGEFRPDLTLYLDLPPVIGLARARARGELDRIEQESLAFFERTRERYLELAATDSSIKTIDASQPLEQVSESISQVLKQWLTSRETA
- the mltG gene encoding endolytic transglycosylase MltG, which translates into the protein MKIKSTKALILFVAICLGLLLLGYQRVQHFADRPLAIQQETIFKLPAGTGRVALENLLQRDGLIKNTRWFPWLLRLEPELAKFKAGTYRFTPGMTVRGMLELLASGKEAQFTVRFIEGKRLRDWMDELQQSKYIKHVLDGKSDAEIAVLLGLKDSEHPEGWLYPDTYSYTAGTTDLALLKRAHVKMEKTVDEIWQGRDKSLPYKTPGDLVTMASIIEKETAVNEERTKVASVFINRLRIGMRLQTDPTVIYGMGDSYNGTISRKDLDTPTPYNTYVISGLPPTPIAMPGLASLTAAAHPAKTPYLYFVADGKGGHTFTTNLASHNQAVRVYRQSLKDKNEQ
- the pabC gene encoding aminodeoxychorismate lyase, producing the protein MFWINGVEQNLISASDRSVQFGDGCFTTARVSLGRVVWLDKHILRLQLAAERLLMPAVNWNALTKEMVEAASHTEDGVLKVIISRGSGGRGYSGTTCQHPTRIISLSDYPVHYHSWRERGISLALSPISLARSPLLAGVKHLNRLEQVLIRAHLEQTAADEALVLDTEGMLVECCAANLFWRKGDEIFTPDLCQSGVDGIMRQRIISCLATQGRQVTIVAQPVDVLADADEVIVCNALMPLLPVNRIESVNRAEPWVYHSRQLFDFLNLHCCEV